Proteins from one Argonema galeatum A003/A1 genomic window:
- a CDS encoding GldG family protein, producing MKTFKFSGKYWKYLLWIGPFLIVMGISAGVVSDKWVPIPLTLIILGIVALGLWLLTQSSGDLTSPSQTFWGRRSTQAGTNAFAATVAAVMILAIVNFLGVRYSGRIDFTDNKLFTLSPQSQEVARNLRQPVKVWIFDRNPNPQDRELLQNYRRYGSKFNFEYVEPNTNPGLARKFNVKERGEAYLEYGEQRKFIQKVNQDERLSEEKLTSSIEKIFTLDRISTVYFLQGHGERPMESVKEGLSEAMKYLEQKNFTSKSLNLAERASVPRDAVAIVVAGPKRPLFDQEVKVLRDYLKQGGSLLLMIDLNTDPGLTGLLDEWGVKLENRFAVDNSDDGRLIGLGPATPVVTDYGNHPITKDFGHSISFYQLARPLDIQPVKGVEASPLLFTSQDSWAESDLENQDLTFDPKSDRGGPLILGAAFTRKVESIPDTKPSEASPSPAVSPNKSSDKPTTSQSPKASPSPTESPAKTDLKSDEKSEKRSDMARLVVFGNSEFATDGVFSQQLNGDVFLNSVSWLRQQENQTLSIRPKQASNRRFKMTLSRASLLSWISMILLPLIGFGTAGWLWWRRR from the coding sequence ATGAAAACATTCAAATTCAGCGGTAAATATTGGAAATATCTGTTGTGGATCGGGCCATTCCTGATAGTGATGGGCATATCCGCTGGAGTGGTATCCGATAAGTGGGTGCCTATACCGCTAACGCTGATAATTTTGGGGATTGTTGCTCTAGGACTTTGGCTATTAACTCAGAGTAGTGGCGATTTAACGTCGCCTTCGCAAACTTTTTGGGGACGCCGTTCCACACAAGCTGGAACTAATGCTTTTGCGGCGACAGTGGCAGCTGTGATGATTTTGGCGATCGTAAACTTTTTGGGCGTCCGCTATTCGGGGCGGATCGACTTCACGGATAATAAACTGTTTACCCTTTCGCCCCAGTCCCAGGAGGTAGCGCGGAATTTAAGGCAACCTGTAAAGGTGTGGATATTCGATCGAAATCCGAATCCCCAAGATCGGGAATTATTGCAGAATTATCGGCGTTATGGGTCAAAGTTTAACTTTGAGTATGTTGAGCCAAATACTAATCCCGGACTGGCTAGGAAGTTTAATGTCAAGGAAAGAGGCGAAGCTTACCTAGAATATGGGGAACAGCGAAAGTTTATCCAAAAAGTCAATCAGGATGAGCGGCTTTCGGAAGAAAAGCTGACGAGTAGCATAGAAAAGATTTTCACTCTCGATCGCATTTCTACAGTCTACTTCCTGCAAGGTCACGGCGAACGTCCGATGGAGTCTGTCAAAGAAGGTTTGTCTGAGGCGATGAAATACCTTGAGCAGAAAAACTTTACCAGTAAATCGCTCAACTTGGCAGAACGCGCATCTGTTCCCAGGGATGCTGTGGCGATCGTTGTGGCAGGGCCAAAACGTCCGCTATTCGATCAAGAAGTGAAGGTTTTGCGGGATTACCTCAAGCAAGGTGGCAGTTTGCTGCTGATGATCGACCTTAACACAGATCCGGGACTGACAGGTTTATTGGATGAATGGGGTGTGAAGTTGGAAAACCGCTTTGCTGTCGATAACTCTGATGATGGGCGTTTGATCGGATTGGGCCCCGCTACTCCCGTAGTGACTGACTACGGAAATCATCCGATTACGAAAGATTTTGGCCATAGTATATCGTTCTATCAGCTGGCACGACCGCTGGATATACAGCCGGTGAAGGGTGTTGAGGCAAGTCCGCTGCTGTTTACTTCCCAGGATAGCTGGGCGGAAAGCGATCTAGAAAACCAGGACTTAACTTTCGATCCAAAAAGCGATCGCGGAGGGCCACTGATTTTGGGGGCAGCTTTCACTCGCAAGGTAGAATCCATACCCGATACCAAGCCGTCAGAGGCGTCTCCCTCTCCCGCTGTATCGCCAAATAAATCATCGGATAAACCGACTACATCTCAAAGCCCAAAGGCATCTCCTTCTCCTACTGAGTCACCAGCAAAAACCGATCTAAAATCGGATGAAAAGTCAGAGAAACGGTCAGATATGGCTCGGTTGGTAGTATTCGGAAATTCTGAGTTTGCCACAGATGGCGTGTTTAGCCAGCAGTTAAATGGAGATGTGTTTCTCAACTCGGTCAGTTGGTTGCGTCAGCAGGAGAATCAAACTCTTTCAATTCGTCCTAAGCAGGCGAGCAACCGTCGTTTCAAGATGACTCTTTCGCGAGCTAGCTTGTTGTCTTGGATAAGTATGATACTTTTGCCTTTAATTGGATTTGGAACGGCGGGCTGGCTTTGGTGGCGGCGTCGATAG
- a CDS encoding DUF4340 domain-containing protein translates to MKFQKSTLILMLSALFLGGIVYVFETEGRPQLEAAKTKKNLIFDFQEKDVRTVILTTKERTLQFDLNSQPKNNSVASKWLLKILENPNKIEAAKDAAATKSPEPKPTESPKDAAATKSPEPKPTESPKEIKATKSPEPKATEQAKATVPQMPANEAYVAYLLDKLVKAKSDRIPVDPRLQDGLDEPLATVEVKLNNQETHKLILGKPNFNDTSLYALADPPEQVKEPLQIVLVSKEFEYAVNRPLSEWQTR, encoded by the coding sequence ATGAAGTTCCAGAAGTCTACTCTAATTTTGATGCTGTCGGCACTGTTTTTGGGTGGTATTGTTTATGTCTTCGAGACAGAAGGTAGACCACAGCTAGAAGCAGCGAAGACCAAGAAAAACTTAATTTTTGACTTTCAGGAGAAAGATGTTCGGACTGTAATTTTGACAACAAAAGAGCGGACTCTACAGTTCGATCTAAATAGTCAGCCGAAAAACAATTCAGTTGCATCCAAATGGTTGCTGAAGATATTGGAAAATCCCAATAAAATTGAGGCAGCAAAAGATGCTGCGGCAACTAAATCTCCTGAACCTAAACCAACTGAGTCGCCAAAAGATGCTGCGGCAACTAAATCTCCTGAACCTAAACCAACTGAGTCGCCAAAAGAGATTAAGGCAACTAAATCTCCTGAACCAAAGGCAACTGAGCAGGCAAAAGCAACTGTTCCGCAAATGCCAGCTAATGAGGCATATGTAGCTTATTTGCTGGATAAGCTGGTGAAGGCTAAGAGCGATCGCATTCCTGTCGATCCGCGCTTACAAGATGGTCTGGATGAGCCGCTAGCAACTGTAGAAGTAAAGTTAAATAATCAGGAAACCCATAAACTGATTTTGGGTAAGCCCAACTTTAACGATACTTCTTTGTATGCTTTAGCCGACCCTCCCGAACAAGTTAAGGAGCCGCTACAAATAGTTTTGGTATCTAAGGAGTTTGAGTATGCGGTGAATCGACCTTTATCTGAATGGCAGACCCGGTGA